GCGCTCGCTGCGGCCCGCCAGGAAGGTGCCCGACCGTTCCAGGCTCTGGGCGAGGTCGCTGTACGAGGACCGCGAGGCCGGGCGTTCCAGCACGCGGCTGACCACCAGCCCCGTCACCTCTTTCTTCCGCGTGCGGGCCAGGTACGCGGCGCCGGCCGCCACCCCCACCGTGGCGACCGTGACGAGGGCGGGCACATAGGGATTGGCACGTCGGCTCATGCCGCATGGTACGCGCTGCGGGTCTGGGAAGTTTCAGACCGGGGTACACTCCACCACGCCGCCGGGCGTGCCGATCAGCGCCACCCGGGAATCCGGTGGGCAGGGCAACTGCGCGGGCAGCATCAGCGGGTGGGCCAGCGTGTACTCCGGCAGGCCCAGCCCCAGGCCGCGCGCGCCCCAGCCAAAGCCCTTGCCCAGCCGCCCGCCCTGGGGGTCGGCGGCCACGCAGGCCAGCACGGCAGCCTGAGCGCCTTCGGTGGTCAGCTTCGGCTCGCCGTACGTGGGCATGGCGCTCAGGCGCGCGCCCCGGGGGTCGGTCAGGTGCCAGGCCCAGCCCTCTTTTTTCTGGTGGGGCACATACAGCGTCTTGCCCGCCTTCAGCGCCAGGGTGCGCAGCGGGTACAGGGCGCGCTCCGGGCCCACGATCAGGGTGTGCAGGGCCGCCACCTGCGGGTGGGCCAGCAGCTGGGCGGCGGCCTTGCGGGCGTGGGTAAAGTTCGGGCAGTGCCCGTGCGGCGGCAGCGGGTAGGCGCAGGCGCGGCGGGCTTGCAACTCGTCCCACACCTGCTCGCGGTAGGCCCCAGCGGTCAGCATGCCGCCCAGGCTAAGGACCTCGCCCCTCCCAATTCAACGTTTCAGAAGAGCGCCGAAACGTTTCCATTCTCGGTGCGAGGTCCTTTTTTCGCCTCTCGCTCTGCGGCGCAGCTGTTCCAGCCCGCTCGGTTGATCTCAAGATCAACAGCGAGTGACTTAGGTCATCTGGCGGCGGCGCGCGGCGGGGGCCCTGGCCTACACTCGGGCCCATGACGGCACAGGGCTTGGTGGTGCGGGTGGCGGCGGCGGCGTACCCGGTGGATTTTCTGGAGGGCTGGACGGCCTACGAGGCCAAGCTCTCGCGTTGGGTGGGCGAGGCGGCGGCCCAGGGCGCGCAGCTCCTCGTCTTTCCCGAGTACAGCCCGCTGGAACTGATCAGCCTGCTGCCCCGTGCCCTGCACCACGACGTGCTGGGCATGCGCCCGGCGCTGCAGGCCTTTCTGCCCGAGTTCCTGGCCCTGCACGCCCGGCTGGCCCGCCAGCACGGCGTGGGGATCGTGGCGGGCAGCTATCCGGTGGCCCAGGGCGAGGGCTTTGTGAACCGCGCCTACGTGTTTGGCCCCGACGGCACCCAGACCCACCAGGACAAGCTGCTGATGACCCGCTTTGAGGCCGAGGAATGGGCCATTGCCCCCGGCGAAGGCGTGCGTGTGTTTGACCTGCCGCTGCCCGGCTGGACGCTGCGCTTTGGCATTGCCATCTGCTACGACAGCGAGTTCCCCACCCTGGCCCGCCAACTGGCTGAAGCCGGCGCGGAACTGCTGGTGGTGCCGTCGTTCACCGGCAGCCGCGCCGGGTACACGCGCGTGCGGGTGGGCAGCATGGCCCGCGCGCTGGAAAACCAGTGCTACGCCCTGCACGCGCCCCTGATTGCCCATGCCCCCTGGACCTACGCGGTGGAAGACGCCCACGGCGCCGCCGGCATTTACGCCCCCGCCGACAACGGCCTGCCCGCCGACGGCGTGGTGGCGCAGCGCGGCTGGAACGAGACCGGCTGGCTGGTGGCCGACCTGGACTTGGCCCTGACCCGCCATGTGCGCGCCGACGGCCACGTATTGAACTGGCGCGACCGGCAAATAGGCCAGAGCCGCCCCGGCCCCGCCGAGGTGGTCCCCCTGGCGGCCGAGGTGCCCGCATGACCGCCCCCACCATTCGCCGCCTGACCCTGGCCGATGCCCCCGCCTACCGTGCGGCTCGTCTCGCCGCCCTGCGCGCCGACCCCGAGGCCTTTGTGACCACCGCCGAGCAGTTCGCCGCGTGGCCGGCTGAACGGCTGGCCGAGCGCCTCGCCCCCGACGCCCCCGGCGTGACCCTGGGCGCCTTCCTGAACGGCGACCTCGTGGGCCTGCTGACCCTGATGCGCGAGGAGCCCCCAACCCAGGCGCACCGCGTGAACATCTTCAGCGTGTCGGTGGCCCCAGCGGCGCGCGGGCAGGGCGTGGGCGAGGCGCTGGTAAGGGCCGCCATGGACCACGCCCACACTTGGCCCGGCGTGACTTCACTTCACCTCACCGTCATGGACACCCAGCACGCCGCCCGGCGCCTGTACGAACGCTGCGGCTTTCGCGTGTGGGGCACCCAGCCGGACGCGGTGCGCCGGAACGGGCGGGTACATGAGGAGCATT
The nucleotide sequence above comes from Deinococcus multiflagellatus. Encoded proteins:
- a CDS encoding carbon-nitrogen hydrolase family protein codes for the protein MTAQGLVVRVAAAAYPVDFLEGWTAYEAKLSRWVGEAAAQGAQLLVFPEYSPLELISLLPRALHHDVLGMRPALQAFLPEFLALHARLARQHGVGIVAGSYPVAQGEGFVNRAYVFGPDGTQTHQDKLLMTRFEAEEWAIAPGEGVRVFDLPLPGWTLRFGIAICYDSEFPTLARQLAEAGAELLVVPSFTGSRAGYTRVRVGSMARALENQCYALHAPLIAHAPWTYAVEDAHGAAGIYAPADNGLPADGVVAQRGWNETGWLVADLDLALTRHVRADGHVLNWRDRQIGQSRPGPAEVVPLAAEVPA
- a CDS encoding GNAT family N-acetyltransferase, which translates into the protein MTAPTIRRLTLADAPAYRAARLAALRADPEAFVTTAEQFAAWPAERLAERLAPDAPGVTLGAFLNGDLVGLLTLMREEPPTQAHRVNIFSVSVAPAARGQGVGEALVRAAMDHAHTWPGVTSLHLTVMDTQHAARRLYERCGFRVWGTQPDAVRRNGRVHEEHWMWLPL
- a CDS encoding 5-formyltetrahydrofolate cyclo-ligase; protein product: MLTAGAYREQVWDELQARRACAYPLPPHGHCPNFTHARKAAAQLLAHPQVAALHTLIVGPERALYPLRTLALKAGKTLYVPHQKKEGWAWHLTDPRGARLSAMPTYGEPKLTTEGAQAAVLACVAADPQGGRLGKGFGWGARGLGLGLPEYTLAHPLMLPAQLPCPPDSRVALIGTPGGVVECTPV